One Cryptomeria japonica chromosome 9, Sugi_1.0, whole genome shotgun sequence genomic window carries:
- the LOC131077181 gene encoding protein DMP3-like — MKQSGRNVKSNEESLLPFSSKKTTTTTSSVVNSALSSASNIAKILPTGILFVFQALSNLLSNSQGCQTSDKYLVGVVVGILAIACFFFSMVDTFTDASTGKVYYGIATVKGLATGNEIKPSNESEYKIKSKDLVHAAMAVLVFCVIALTDQNVVHCLYPSEEANIQKIYQTLLVALGALSGVIIVKLPSKRQGITSPVTTT, encoded by the coding sequence ATGAAACAGTCAGGCCGCAATGTCAAGTCTAATGAAGAAAGCTTACTTCCCTTTTCTTCAAAAAAGACAACGACGACCACTTCAAGTGTGGTCAATAGCGCATTATCTTCTGCATCAAATATTGCAAAGATATTACCCACTGGAATTTTGTTTGTGTTTCAGGCTCTTTCTAATCTTCTCTCCAATAGTCAAGGATGCCAAACATCAGATAAGTATTTAGTAGGAGTTGTTGTGGGTATTCTTGCAATAGCATGCTTCTTCTTTTCAATGGTAGACACCTTCACAGATGCCTCCACAGGCAAGGTGTATTATGGAATTGCCACCGTTAAAGGGTTAGCCACTGGTAATGAAATTAAGCCTTCCAATGAGTCTGAGTATAAGATTAAATCTAAGGATTTGGTTCATGCAGCTATGGCAGTTTTGGTATTTTGTGTGATAGCCCTCACAGACCAAAATGTGGTGCATTGTTTATATCCATCGGAAGAAGCCAATATACAGAAGATTTACCAGACACTTCTTGTTGCTCTGGGTGCACTTAGTGGTGTTATAATTGTTAAGCTTCCCTCCAAAAGGCAAGGAATCACTAGTCCGGTTACCACAACATGA